The nucleotide sequence ATATTAGCTCCTGCATGTGACAAAAATGATGCATGCGGACCGTCAAATCTCCAATATACAAAACATAACTCAATTCCGAATATCACAGCATAAATAAACTGTATGAAGTTACCGTGATAAATCCCAAAAATTATGCTTGAAAAGATCGCAGCCGCTCCGGTGGCCATATACAGTTTAAGTCTCCCGAAAAGTATCCATCTGAAGGCTGCTTCCTCTACAAGCGGAGAAATAATGCCATAGAGGATTATTCCCGTAAGGAGCGGATACATGAACATCTGCGACTGTATATTCTGTGCATATGCAGGAAAGATCTCCTTAAGCCTCAAAAGATTTATCAGCTGGTTTAAGAATACAGAACCTGTTATTCCAAGCAGCAATGATAAACATAGATATCTGTCCTTTAATTTATTTATAAAATTCCTGAGAATTTTTTTCATCAATACACCTCCGGAGCATATAAATTTATTCAAGGACTATCGCCTTTTTCAAAAATACAGAATATATGATTTTTTCACCTATTTCAAGGTCAAGCATACTCGAAAGGGCATCTGCATATATATCCAGCTGGATCTTATATCTGTTTATCAGTGTTTCACCGTCAACGCCCCGATCTGTCTTATAATCCACCAGATATATTTTATTGTCTTCTATGAAAAAGGCATCTATTATTCCCTGTATCTGTACGGTCTCATCAGAAGGCCATTCTTCATTGATCTCATTCGCTTTTTTTTCGATAATAAATGGCTGTTCTTTGAATAACTTTCCCATTTTGTCAGCAGCTTTCATTCTTTGATACAGGTCTGTTTTTGTAAATTCAAAAATATCATTAGCATAAATAAGATTTGCAGACTCTTCTGTAAGATGACCTTCCCTGACAAGTCTTTTAATATAGTCGAAAACATCTCTTTTTTTCTCTATTTCTGCACTGAATGAAAGTTCAAAAGACTTATGGTATGCAGTTCCTCTTATTGCGGCAATTTCTGCCCCCTTATTTGTTTCGGACTTCTCATCATTTTTCTCTTCAGCCGTATCTTCAGTTTCTTTCTCCGGGATCTTTTCTGTCAGATCTTCAGAAGTTACGATCTCATCATCCATAATGATCTTCATCTCTTCCTCTGTTCTCATCTGCTCTTTTATTCTCGATACTGAAAGTTTTGCCGGAAGTGAGAATGCTGCCTCATGGGGATATTTCCATGACAGATTTTCCTTCAGCAGCTTTTCAGTTTTTTCATCTGCTGTATGAGAAAGATCAAGCTTTTCATAAAATTCACGTCCCATCTTCTTTTCAGCATCCTCTTCAACGCTGTCATAGACCATATCAGAAACAAATTTTATCTTTGTATCTATTACTTCTTTGCTTTCTTCACTTTCCAGCGCCTTGAGCATAAAATCCAGATATGAATTGGCATGGCTCACCGATTTTGCAGGCTGAGAAAGAATTTTTTCAGGATCATCACAAACTGCCGTCATTATAAGTTTTTCCTTGGCACGGGTCATTCCAACATAAAGGATCCTCAGCTCTTCTCCTATTTCATCTCGTCTTTTCTTCTCGATGATTATATTCTTGATCGGAACCGTATATTTTATCCTGCTTTCAGCATCTGTCCTCTCAATTCCGATACCAATCTCAGAGTCCCTTATCAGTTTGCCTTTTCTGTCACTCGCATTGAAGCTCTTTGACATTCCTCCGATAAAGATCACCGGGAACTCAAGTCCTTTTGACTTATGGATACTCATTATCCTGACTGCATTTAAGCCTTCATTACCGCTCTTCGCCTCTCCAAAATCCATATCATATTTTTTAAGTTTTTCTATATAGCGAAGAAAGAAAAATATCCCCTTATAACTGCTTTTTTCAAAAATCTCTGCCTTCTTTACCAGGAGATTTAAATTCCTGGAAGCCGAACCTCCCTTTGCCTGAGCATAAATATCATATCCCAGCTCATTTATTATTTTTTCTATAAGACTGTGAATAGGCATATAATTGCTGATTTTTCTGTACTTTTCTATCATTTCAAGAAAAGCTTCACATTTTGAGCGCAAATCCCCGGAAATTTCTGCGCCATCATCCTCAGACGGGATCCTTCCGGCTGCGATCAGCAATGCTTTATAAAAAGATCCCTTCATACCGGCAGTCCTTATACAGGCCATTTCTTCATCAGTAAAAGAGCCAATTACACTAAGCATAACAGCTGCAAGAGCAATATCATCTATCGGATTATTGATTATTGTCAGCAGTGATATCATAGTCCTGATCTCTTCTGTCTGGAAATATCCCGATTTTGATTCCATGAAAACAGGTATTCCTGCCTCCTCTAGAATTTTTGCGTATACCTCATCCGTATTTTTAGGAGATCTCATGAGTATTGCAAAATCAGAATACTCTGCCGCTCTTACGCTTCCATCTTTAAGAGACTGGACCTGAAAACTTCCAACCATCTCTTTTATCCTGTCTGCCGTGAATTTTGCTTCTGCTTCCGCACTTCCTATCTCTTCATTTTCATCACCCTTTATAAGGACAAACTCGCTCTTGTGATCAGTTTCATTTTCTGTATAGGCTGCACCAGGATAGAGTGCCGCATCATCATCATATTCAACCGCTCCTATATTCTCATGCATTATCACTCTGAATACAGCATTTACAGAATCAAGTACTTCTTTTCTGCTTCTGAAATTCTTTGATAAAAGAATTCGTTCACTTTTTTCATCCCTTTCCGAAAAGCTGTATCGATGCATAAAGATTGAAGGGTCTGCAAGACGGAAGGCGTAAATGCTCTGTTTTACGTCTCCCACGCAGAAATAATTATTATCACCGGCTACAGAAGTAAGGATTTCTTCCTGAACGCTGTTTGAATCCTGATACTCATCAGTCATCACTTCAGCAAAATATTCCCTATAGCCGTCACCGGCACCGGTTTTAAGCGCATTTAAAGCGATATGCTCAAGATCTGAAAAATCAAGAACATTTTTTTCTTCTTTGATCTCTCCGAATCGCTCTGAAAAACTTCCCGTTAAAAGAGCAAGTTCTTTAACAAGCGGTCTGGCTTTTTTGAGAGACGCTAATATATCCTCAGGGCTGTCCTTAAAATAGTTTTTCAGGGTATCAAGTCTTTTCTTTACAGCATTTCTTATTGATTTGACAGTTTCTCTTAAGTCAGGATCAATATCAGGATTTTTCTTTCTTGAAAGTGTCCCGAATTTTATTCCATCTAATTCCGAACGAAAAGATTCATAACTGCCTAATCCTGAAAGTCTGCTGAACTGAGCAATATCATCATTCAGATTATCAATATATGTCACAGGACCGGACGGGCTTTCGCATATTTCCAGGGCGTGCTCAAGCTCAGATATACTCTCAGATATTTCTTCTGAAGCTATTCTTACGAGCAACATCATCCATGGCATGGTTGCAAGTTCTTTATTGTTTTCACATGCATAAGCATTTTCAAGTGTTCTAAGCCAGAGATCGGGATCAGCCTTACTTTGTGAAAAATTGTAAAGTCCCAGCACAGCATCAGCTACATCCTTATCGTCTTTCTGGGTAGAAAATTCCTCCAGAAAGTGTAGAAACTCCTCCGTTCCTTCCTCGTAAAATTTCTCCATTACATCTGCAATTGCATCTTCTTTCATGATTGAAAGTTCGCTCTCATCAGCAATTCTGACCTGGGGTTCTATTCCAACCCTGTCAAAATTATCACGTATGACCATCCTGCAAAAGCTGTCGATCGTCATTATATGCGCAGAATGAATAAGATTCATCTGACGATTCAGATAATCGTTGTCAGGATCTGCCTCCAATTCCTCCTCCAGGGCATTTCTGATTCGTTCCTTCATTTCTGCCGCTGCCGCATTTGTAAAAGTCACGACAAGGATCCTGTCTATATCAACAGGATTCTCCTTATCAAGCACCAGTCCGATTATCCTCGAAACCAGTACTGCTGTTTTTCCCGAACCGGCTGCAGCTGCCACCAGAACATTTTTATTTCTCGAATCTATAACCCTTTGCTGTTCTTCAGTGAATTTCATCTTCTTTCTGTTCTTCCCCCATCATATCTGTCTTCATGAGTTCTATGATTTCGCTTCTTTCTTTTATCTCTTTCAATTTTCGCTTTTTATAGCCTCTCTTTTTTTCATCAAAGAGGCAAATGTCTCTGTAATCACAATAATCACATTCCGAAATATTTTTGTATTCAACAGGTGATTTTGATATGTTTCCATCCTCAATACTCTTCTTAAATTCCCCGGATTTGAATCTCACATAATCAGCTGCAACTCCGAACCCGTCTTCATCCAATACAGATGCCGCAGCTGCAAAATCGCCACCAGACTTTACAGAAACCGGTATAATATCAGATTTACTCTCAAATTCCGAGTCAAACAGCCTTATTACTTCACTATCTGCATTTACAATGCCCCTAAGTTTAAGTTCTCCCCTAATACTCTTCTCAGCTTCTTCAGCATTGACTTCCTTAAGGTCTTCAGCCCTGACTTCAGGATCATCTATATGATAATAAAAAATCCCCGCCGGTTTAACTTCAAGAGATGGATGAGCGATTTTCTCAATCTTCATAGCTGCGTTCATATAAATAACAAGCTGCAGATCGAGCCCATAATATATCCTCGAAAGATCGAAAGTCTTATTTCCTGATTTGTAATCAATTATAGAAACATAGATTTTTGAGTCTTTTTCTGCCGTATCTATCCTGTCAATCCTTCCTCTGAAACCTTCCTCATAAAACTCTTTTTCAAAAGCGGAGGTCTTAAAGCTTCCGCTTTTGGCCTGATGTGTAAGCGTCTTCACTGTACGCCTTAAGATTCTGTCAAGACGGATGATAAAATATTCATTTCTCTTAGAACTCCTGAGCACCCTATCATCAGACTCATTCAGATATTTTTCCAAGGCCTCCTCGGTTAATTTTAAGGACTCTTCATCTGTGAGATCCGAAAAAGTCAGACCTTTCTCCTGCAGCATACCTGAACACATTTCAAGCACACTGTGCAAAATAAGTCCCATGTCTTTTCTTTCAAAGCCAAATTCTTCGCGTTCCTTTAGCTTAAGTCCGTAGCGAAGAAAATGCTCGTATGCGCAAAGGGCAAACTTTTCAAGCTTTGACGGAGATTCATATTTTTCATGCCCGAAAATAACTCCTGCAGCAGCCTTAGATATCGGATCCGATCTATAATCAAAAAATACTGAATCAAGCATATTTTTAAGGATCTGATCTTTATTACCCAATGAAGCAAAATAACGATAGATCTCCACTGTTTCCTTATCATCGCTATTCTTAAGTCCCAGACTCAGTCTCTTCAGAGCATCATTTTCATTCATTAATTCTCTGCCAATTCGCTCATTATCTGACTCGATAAGCTCAGCCTTCGGGAAAAGTTTCTTAACTACATTTAAGAAATATGACTCTCTTTTTCCCTTACCTTCAGCATCAATATCTGACCATGACAAATAAAGCCTTTCCGAAGGCTTTGTCACACTCATATAAAAATAAAGACGTTCTTCTCTGATCTTTTCCCTTGCTGTAAGCGAAAGTTTGATCCCCTGTTCTTTTAAATATTCCCTGTCAAAATCCGAAAGAAGCCCTGAACCTGTATTCTGACTCGGGATCAGCCCTTCATTCATTCCCATAAAGAAAAGGATTTTTATATTCTGAAGTCTACTTCTCGTCATATCTCCGGCATTTACCCTGTCAAGTCCCGGAGGGATTGCCCCTACCCTGATCTCATCAAGACCTGAATTCAATATTTCCAGATACTGACGCAGAGTCATTTTTTCTTCAGCTATCAAATTCTCAATTCTATCAAAAAGTTCCTCAAGTTTATCGTAAATCTGTGAATATTCCTGTGCCCTTCTGCTCTCTGCATTTTCTTCAAATTCTTCACTCAGTTTTTCAAGCTTTTCACGCACATCCAGATTTTCGCTGAATTTTCTTAACGCTTCTGTATATTCAAAAGCAGTCACATTTCTTTTTGTCATCACTTCATCCAGCGATTCAAAATAAGATTTTAGCTTTTCTCTCAGAGCATTGATGCGTTCAAGTTCATCTGCATCCAGTGTTCTTACAGGTCTTGTCCATGAATTTGCATATTTTTTCCGGCCTCTCATATTCGTTGCCTTTATATAATTTTCAAAAATATCGATATCTTCTATGGAAAATCCGCTTATTCCCGTTCTGAGAAAATGCATTACTGACTCAAAACTATAATTTTCAATCTCTATTTCCAATGCCGCTCTGAGAAACTCAACAAAAGGATTTAATTCTATCGAACTTGAGCTGTCAATAAAGAGCGGAATCCCATATTTATCGGCTTCTCGCTCCAATGCCGATGCATATGTTTCCACATTGCTCATAACGACCGCGCAATCCCTGTAGCGAAGACCGCCCCTGCACACGGCTTCATGAATCTTTGAACAGACAAAAGCTGCCTCATCCATCGGATCAGGCGTATTAACAAGTTTTATATGTTCCGGTACAGGATCAAAAATTTGCTTTTTCTTCCTGAATATATTTCTTTCAAGAAAACGCAGATCTTCTTTATCTGCTGCCCTTACTTCTTTATTATCATAAAGATTTACAGTTTCACATTTCCAGCCCGAATTATGAGCTATTTCACGAAGATTTGCTATAGTCTGTACGGACATGGCAAATAACCCGTCCGAAAAGCCATCGTAATTAAGCGCAACCGAGCAATCCTCAGTTATATGCATAAGCTGCTCGATAAAACGGTATTGTATCGGAGTAAATCCTGTAAAATCATCAAAATATATCGAAGCTCCCTTTAAGAAATCTGCCTTTTTCACAGACTTTCCTGCCAGATCAAGTATTTCTTCATTTGTAATATAATCTGTTCCGATCTTCTCTCTAAAGGCCTTATACAAAACTGCTATATCCTCTGCTTTCGCAGCCAGATAATTTTTATCAGCCCTTTTTGATGCCTCTTCTATAATAGAATCAGCATCTATCTCATATTGAATATATTCGGATATAACAGATTTTATTTCACTTATATATCCCTGGCGGTTGATATTCTTCTTTAAAACCTTAAGATCGTCTTTTTTTTCAGACGCAATCCGTCTTAAAATAAGATTTTTTCCCGTATCATCAAGTATTGTTTTTTTATTTTCACCTGCAGCCGAAAAAATTCTGTGGGCAAAACGGGTAAATCCCAGCACATCAATGTTCAGGATACCATGCCCCCGACTCCTTTTAAGTATTTCTCCTGTAGCCGCATGTGAAGACTGTTCCGGAACTATAACAATATAATTCTTTTTATAATTTTTCTCTGACCTGCTGATAAGATCCCTGTAAATATAGTCTGTCTTACCACTCCCCGCAGGGCCAAGCACGATTTTAAGCAAACCCATTTCTTCTCTCTCCGATTCGTTTTAATAAAAAAAAGCTATAACGATCCATTTACTGAATCATTATAGCTTTTAGTCCTTATCTTAATCAAGTTAGATTCTCTGTTTTTCTGAGAGCTCTATATTCTTTGCTGCCTCAGCTGCCCTTCCGTTCTTTTTATCTAAATAAGCAGTCACTGCCTTCAGGAAGAAATAACCTGTAACAGCACCAAGTGTATTCATTATAATATCATCAAGCTCAAAGTTTCCAAGTCCGGTATAAAACTGAATATACTCTATGATCATACTCATTACGAATCCCGGAAGCAATCCAAAATAAGGCTTCTTAAATATATCAAATCCCAGCGGAAGTAAAAATCCCAGCGGGAGTGTAAGCATGAAATTCTCAGCCAGATGTATCAGAGTAAGCTGAGGAAAGAAATACGACATCTGGAAAAATGTCAGATTCATTCCATTGTCAAACTGTCCGAAATTTCTATTAAAAAGAGTCAGATTAAGGACAAAGTAAAAATACATCGTAAGTGCAAAAAGCCATGCACATTTTTGTGCCTTCTTTTTTGCCAGTGCGTAAATTCCCGGCATAACAGCAGTTCCTACCGCGATCGCGCCTGCACCATAGTTAACTATCGATGCACAAATGTCATTAACAACCTGATTTATAACATAATCCATAAAAAAAACATCCCTCGTAAACATCCATACCTGCCGTATGTTCTCCGCTTTTTGTCAAAAACTTTAACAAAAAACTTAAATATGAAGCTTTCTCAGCTATTATAAAGCAGTATTCAAAACTTAATGTTAACACAATGTGATTATTTTGTGTTCAAACATATATCTTGAAAGTAAAAACTCTGAATGTTTACATCATGCTCGTGCAATAAGTACCGAGCGGCAAAACAACTTAAAACATAAAAATCTTAACACATTATGTATACTTTGTCCATATTTTTTAAGAAATTATTACAATTTTATTTATTTTTCTTAGAGTTTCTCAATTTCATCAAGCCAAAGAGAAGCTGCGGCATCCGAAGGCATTCTCAGATCACCTCTTGGCGAAACCGCAACAGTACCCACCTTAGGACCGTCCGGAAGGCATGAACGTTTGAAATGCTGACTGAAAAATCTTCTGTAAAAGGTCTTCAGCCATTTTTTTATCGTAGCATCATCATAAATTCCTTCAAACGTGACCCTTGCCATCCTGTAGATTTTGGAAGGTCTGAATCCGAATCTCAAAAGATAATAAAGATAAAAATCGTGAAGTTCGTAAGGTCCTACAAGATCCTCTGTTTCCTGGGCGATCTTTCCATCCTTGGGCGGAAGAAGTTCCGGGCTGACAGGCGTATCAAGGACGTCATAGAGAACATTTTTAAGCTTCTCATCTCCGCAGCTGTCAGCATAGTATCTTACAAGATGGCGCACCAGTGTCTTCGGTATTCCTGAGTTTACACCATACATAGACATGTGGTCACCATTATAGGTAGCCCATCCCAATGCAAGCTCTGACATATCACCGGTTCCGACAACTATTCCGCCATTCTTATTTGCAAGATCCATTAAAATCTGAGTTCTCTCTCTTGCCTGACAGTTCTCATAGGTTACATCATGAATATTTTCATCATGACCGATATCTTCAAAATGCTGTCTAACCGACTTTACAATGCTTATTTCTCTCAGATCCGCTCCCAGAGCCTTTACCATTTCGATCGCATTGGTATAAGTCCTGTCAGTAGTTCCGAATCCCGGCATTGTTACAGCAGTTATGCCTTTCCTGTCAAGGTGAAGGCTGTCAAATGCTCTCGCAGTCACAAGCAGTGCAAGTGTGGAATCCAAACCTCCGGAAATTCCGATCACTGCATTTTTAGAATTTATATGCTCAAGACGTTTTTTAAGACCCATAGCCTGGATAGAAAATACCTCTTCGCATCTTCTTTCTCTTTTTGTCTCGTCGTCCGGTACAAAGGGAAATCTGTCAGGCTTATTAATAAGCTTAGTCTCTACTGTTTTAAGAGAAAACGGAATTCTGACATAATCATCATCAGCCGAGATAAATGTGTTCATTCTTCTTCTTTCAGCATCGAGTTTCTCTATATCGATAACAGCATAAGTAACTTCGTTTTTGAAAAGCTTTGACTCGGCCAGAACCGCTCCGTTCTGGGCAATTATATTATGACCGCCAAAGACCAGATCCTGGCTGGACTCGCCCTCTCCTGCCGATGCATATATATAGGCAGAAGAAAGACGCGCGGAAAGCGCTGCTATCATAAGTCTTCTAAAGTCATCCTTGCCTATTACTTCATCACTGGCAGAAAGGTTAACTATAAGCTCTGCACCGTTCTTTGCAGCATCCATTGACGGTGTCTCAACAACCCATGCGTCCTCGCAGATCTCAGCGCCTACAACAAATCCTGCCGGATCGGTAAGATTTTCAAAAAGGATCTTCGTTCCAAACGGAACCTCCATTCCATAAAAATCTTCGTAAACTATCTCATTATTTCCCGACGTAAAATATCTGGTCTCATAAAATTCGGAATAGTTCGGAAGATAAATCTTAGGGATAATGCCAAGCAGGAGGCCTCTGTGTATCGCTGCGGCTACATTATAAAGCTTTCCTCCGCGTTCATAAGGCAGTCCGACAAATATAAGCGCATCAAAAGCCTTTGAATAGTCAACCAGTTCCTTAAGTGATTCCTTGCATCTGTTAATGAGGAGCCTCTGCAGGAAAAGATCATTACAGGTGTAACCTGAGATGCAAAGTTCAGGAAAAACAATGACTTTCGCTTCCTTGGCTACTGTTTCCTCCATCAGATACTCTATCTGCTCTGTATTATAGGCAGGATCTGCAACCTTAATCTTTGGAGTCACTGCCGCTACTTTAACGAATCCGTCCTTCATACACTTTTTCCCTTTCAAAATAAAATTCAAAATAAAATTCAAAATAAAATCAAGAATAAACCGGGCCTATCTTTTTTATTTCTTATATTTTACTCTTCTGCTTTGCAGCCTGTAAAAGTGCCTCAAGCTCTTCCGGCGAAAAATGATATGCCTTTCCGCAGAAATGACATTTCACCTCTATTTCCTTGCCATCATCGATCATGCTCTGCAGTTCCTTTTCACCTGTACTGATAAGAACTTTTGAAACCTTGCTCACGCTGCAGTCGCAATTAAATCCGACATTCTGTCTTTCGAAAATATTCGGCTCAAGACCTTCCAGAAGGATCCCGATAATATCCTCCGCAGACTTGCCCTCTTTCAAAAGATCGGTTACAGAATTTATCTTTTTAAGATTTTCCTCTATCTTAGAAATAACATCATCATCGGCATCTGGCATAAGCTGTACTATAAATCCGCCGGCCTCTGCTACGGTGTTTTCTTTTGTCATAAGCACGCCAAGTCCGACGGAAGAAGGAACCTGTTCGCTCGATGCAAAATAATAAGTCAGATCCTCAGCTATTTCACCGCTCACAAGCTCTACATTTCCAACATAAGGATCCTTAAGACCGAGATCCTTTATAACCTGGAGATTACCATGTCCGACAGCAAGTCCTACATCAAGTTTATGATCAGATTTTCTGGCACCTATAAGAACCTGTGGTTCCAGTGCAAAGCCTTTAACATTACCGTTTGCATCAGCCGTTACCGTAAGTCCCTCCATAGGACCGTCAGATCTGATCTGAATAGTTATGATATCGTCTCCCTTAAGCATAGCACCCATCATAGCACCTGCTGTCAGAAGTCTTCCGAGTGCAGCCGTAACAACAGGGCTGGTATCATGGGCTTTCCTTGCAGTTTCAACTGTATCTTTAGTAACTGCTGCAAAAGCTCTTACTTTTCCTGCTGCGGCAGTTCCTCTAACCATATAATCGCTCATATATTTAAATCCTTTCAAAGCTTTTTTCATAATATACCAAAAAAGCTGCAAGTTTTCAAAAAACCTGCAGCTTAATGTCTTAAATGAAGTGCGTGCGACAGGATTCGAACCCACGACCTTCTGGTCCGTAGCCAGACGCTCTATCCAGCTGAGCTACGCACGCACGTTGTGTCGCTCAAACAAGCGACAATAGATATTATATGTTCAACTTTCTTCTTTGTCAACAGTTTTTTCAATTTTTTTTACAAAAATTTCTGCCCATGCCGGCATGAAGCCCGAAACAATTGCCACATCCTGCGAAATAGAGTGGCTTTCCGAGGTTCCATAATATGGAAGAAAGCCCTTTTCGATAATTTTTTCTTTTAGTGCAGTCACAAGATAAAGCGCAAGTCCATGATGTTCATAATCTCTATCAACATCAATTCCTATCTGCCACATATACTTTCCATCTGCCGAAGCTCCTGCCGCCGCGATCGGAATGCCGTTGTCATATGCCGCTATGCCGATAACATCAGGCTGAAGCTTTGCACCCGGAAATGCATGCGGAAACTTTCCGCTTGCTGAAAGCTCTCCAAGATTATCTACATCAAACCATCTTGTCTCATAGGGACACTCAAGCTCAATGTCTTCCCAGTTATAATCCGGCAGAAAATATATATGTGTATCATGAATACAGAGTCCGTATTCTTCAAGCTTTTTATCCAAAGTCCTGAGATTCTCAAATTTACAGAACCACTCACACTTAAAGGTCATATACTTTTCCCTTACCCAGGGAAGAAGCTCTTTCGACGCCATTATATAGGCATCTCCTTTATATATTATGGCACGAAAATCTTCCGACATACCGTCAAATAGTCTTGCTCCTTCAAGCCTTTTTGATTCATTTATCATTATACGGTATTTATATTCGCATTCCAGCGAGCAGTTTGTATCAAGCCTGAACTGTGCTCTTGCAATATCATCGAAATTCATATTTGTCTATTTCCTTCATAAGCCGTTTATTTTTATAGAGGTCTTCATCAGCCCTGCTCACAATTTCCTCATATGAGGTCTTATAAATAAATCCATCGGCATAACCATCGGCAATCCCAAAGGGATAATCCTTGAATGTCGCAACCCTGACGCACTCATCCTGCATTTCCTGCCTTTCCTTTAAAACGACCGATGTATCCGGATCAATATAAATTGCACAGAATTCATCTCCGCCGATCCTGTATATTCTCCAGGCATCTTTCATACAGTTTTTAATGATCTGGGCTCCTGCTGAAATAAAATCATCTCCACTGAGATGGCCATAATTATCATTTACAATTTTCAGATTATTAAGGTCAAAAAGAATAACTCCGACTTTCTTCTTTTCATTCTTAAGACGTTTCTGATCTTCCTTATAGCAGTTTTTATTACGCACTCCGGTATACATATCAATAAATGCCTGCTGCCTGTAGGCATCCACCGGATTTTCCAATGCCAGAAACATTCCTGTAGCAACTACTGCAGCAATTCCACCTGTTGCAAGGATTTCCGGTCGAAATACCTGCGCCATGATCACTCCGAGTATAGCTACTTCTACAGGAATCATGATCTTGCAAAAGCTTTCCCCTACTTCTCTGAATCTCACTATCAAAAGAACTATGGTAGATATTTCATATATGATACCAACGGCAAAATTTATCGCCAGGGGTATACCCTGAGTAATTACCACTCCGCCGATCTCAACATATTTTACCTTGAAAAAGAGGCTGACTAAAAAAGTCGCAGCAACTATACAGTAAGATGCTATCCTGACATTTTTCTTCTTTTTCTTGAAGTATGCAATTCCATGTACATATGTGAAAATTTCATTTAAGACCATTACTGCGCTGATATAAAGCAATTTCTGAACAAAATCATTTAAGGGTTCAAAGATCAGATTCCTGTAATTGCCCATCAAAAATGCCGCTGCATCCAGCATCACATGAAGAAGCGAAAACATACAAATACGAATGAAGCTGTTGTCTCTCGATGTTCTCTGTGTCCTTATGCAATATGTCAAAAGGCACAATAAGACCACAATACTGACAATTTCTTCTCTTATAACAAAAATCAAACTAAATACCTTTTCCATCCTGTCGTACCCTGTCGGTCCCCCACAAACCTAACACTATCCGTCAATAGTTACAAAACATTACCGATCATTCAACCCGGATCGCATGAAAAAAGTTAATCTTACAAGAATACTTACGTTTTTCAAATTCAAAA is from Lachnospiraceae bacterium C1.1 and encodes:
- a CDS encoding VanZ family protein, producing the protein MDYVINQVVNDICASIVNYGAGAIAVGTAVMPGIYALAKKKAQKCAWLFALTMYFYFVLNLTLFNRNFGQFDNGMNLTFFQMSYFFPQLTLIHLAENFMLTLPLGFLLPLGFDIFKKPYFGLLPGFVMSMIIEYIQFYTGLGNFELDDIIMNTLGAVTGYFFLKAVTAYLDKKNGRAAEAAKNIELSEKQRI
- a CDS encoding NAD(+) synthase; this translates as MKDGFVKVAAVTPKIKVADPAYNTEQIEYLMEETVAKEAKVIVFPELCISGYTCNDLFLQRLLINRCKESLKELVDYSKAFDALIFVGLPYERGGKLYNVAAAIHRGLLLGIIPKIYLPNYSEFYETRYFTSGNNEIVYEDFYGMEVPFGTKILFENLTDPAGFVVGAEICEDAWVVETPSMDAAKNGAELIVNLSASDEVIGKDDFRRLMIAALSARLSSAYIYASAGEGESSQDLVFGGHNIIAQNGAVLAESKLFKNEVTYAVIDIEKLDAERRRMNTFISADDDYVRIPFSLKTVETKLINKPDRFPFVPDDETKRERRCEEVFSIQAMGLKKRLEHINSKNAVIGISGGLDSTLALLVTARAFDSLHLDRKGITAVTMPGFGTTDRTYTNAIEMVKALGADLREISIVKSVRQHFEDIGHDENIHDVTYENCQARERTQILMDLANKNGGIVVGTGDMSELALGWATYNGDHMSMYGVNSGIPKTLVRHLVRYYADSCGDEKLKNVLYDVLDTPVSPELLPPKDGKIAQETEDLVGPYELHDFYLYYLLRFGFRPSKIYRMARVTFEGIYDDATIKKWLKTFYRRFFSQHFKRSCLPDGPKVGTVAVSPRGDLRMPSDAAASLWLDEIEKL
- the hslO gene encoding Hsp33 family molecular chaperone HslO — translated: MSDYMVRGTAAAGKVRAFAAVTKDTVETARKAHDTSPVVTAALGRLLTAGAMMGAMLKGDDIITIQIRSDGPMEGLTVTADANGNVKGFALEPQVLIGARKSDHKLDVGLAVGHGNLQVIKDLGLKDPYVGNVELVSGEIAEDLTYYFASSEQVPSSVGLGVLMTKENTVAEAGGFIVQLMPDADDDVISKIEENLKKINSVTDLLKEGKSAEDIIGILLEGLEPNIFERQNVGFNCDCSVSKVSKVLISTGEKELQSMIDDGKEIEVKCHFCGKAYHFSPEELEALLQAAKQKSKI
- a CDS encoding GGDEF domain-containing protein; this translates as MEKVFSLIFVIREEIVSIVVLLCLLTYCIRTQRTSRDNSFIRICMFSLLHVMLDAAAFLMGNYRNLIFEPLNDFVQKLLYISAVMVLNEIFTYVHGIAYFKKKKKNVRIASYCIVAATFLVSLFFKVKYVEIGGVVITQGIPLAINFAVGIIYEISTIVLLIVRFREVGESFCKIMIPVEVAILGVIMAQVFRPEILATGGIAAVVATGMFLALENPVDAYRQQAFIDMYTGVRNKNCYKEDQKRLKNEKKKVGVILFDLNNLKIVNDNYGHLSGDDFISAGAQIIKNCMKDAWRIYRIGGDEFCAIYIDPDTSVVLKERQEMQDECVRVATFKDYPFGIADGYADGFIYKTSYEEIVSRADEDLYKNKRLMKEIDKYEFR